The nucleotide window AGCGAACACTCCAAAAGGAATTAAAGCAATAATAAGTGATGATATTATGGGTACTGGCGCATTTACAAGACTTTTCTTCTTTGAAGGTGTTGGAATGAAAGGTTATGAAATCCTGAGCGATATAACGGACTTCACAGGACAACGAATAATTGTTTACAAAGTTAACCTAAATAATAGCCTGAAAAAATAAAAAATTCAAAGTAAGTAACAAATATGGATGTTACTTTCAGTTAATTTTTAAAAACAAAATAAGCTAACCTGAAAGTATGTGGTTATCATGATAGAAAAAACAGCAGTTATAATACCAGCGTATGATGAAGAAAAACATATCTTCGAAATTATAAAAAGAGTAAAGGAAACTGCTAAAAAAAATAAATTAAACCTTGATGTGATTGTTGTTGATGATGGAAGCTCAGATAATACAAGCAAAGAAGCTAAACAAGCCAAGGCAACTTTTGTTCTAAAACATATACTGAACCTAGGAAAAGGAAATGCTGCAAGAACAGGATGCGACTTCGCATACAAAAATAATTACTCAACATTTATTTTAATGGATTCAGATGGACAACACGAACCAGAAGATATTCCTAGATTTCTAGAAACACTACAAAATACAGATATTGTTTATGGATGCAGAACATCAGAAGGAAAATCTCCGCTATTAATGAGAATTGGTAATTGGAGTCTTACGCTGCTAACGCGTATCTTGTTTTCCGCCAATATAAAAGATACGCAATCAGGATTTAGATCGTTTAGAAAAAAAGCATACAAACAATTGAGATGGGAATCAAAATCATATGGTATGGAAACCGAAATGATTGTAAACGCCAAAGGGCTAAACTATAAAGAAATACCCATAAAAACAATCTATCTAGATAATTACAAAGGAACAACACCTGTACACGGAATCAGAATATTAATTCAAATGATTAAATGGAAAGCAATCCAACTAATAGGAGGAAAATAAAAAAATGGTACTGGGAATTCAAATTGTAGGAATACTATTCGCACTAGCAATGCTTTACTTAACATTTCATGGTTTTAAAAGAAACCAAACAAGCAAACAAGGATTAGCATTGTGGAGCGGAATATGGCTAATAGCAATAATATTATCAATATTTCCACAAATAATATCGGGATTGGGCGGAAGATTAAGCGTTACAGGAACAATTGATTTTCTAACACTAATAGGATTTGCGTTTTTTCTAACACTAATCTTTTACCTACATCAAAAGGTAAACAAAATGGAAAACAAACTAGAAAAACTAGTAAGAACAATAGCATACAAA belongs to Candidatus Woesearchaeota archaeon and includes:
- a CDS encoding glycosyltransferase family 2 protein; its protein translation is MVIMIEKTAVIIPAYDEEKHIFEIIKRVKETAKKNKLNLDVIVVDDGSSDNTSKEAKQAKATFVLKHILNLGKGNAARTGCDFAYKNNYSTFILMDSDGQHEPEDIPRFLETLQNTDIVYGCRTSEGKSPLLMRIGNWSLTLLTRILFSANIKDTQSGFRSFRKKAYKQLRWESKSYGMETEMIVNAKGLNYKEIPIKTIYLDNYKGTTPVHGIRILIQMIKWKAIQLIGGK
- a CDS encoding DUF2304 domain-containing protein, which gives rise to MVLGIQIVGILFALAMLYLTFHGFKRNQTSKQGLALWSGIWLIAIILSIFPQIISGLGGRLSVTGTIDFLTLIGFAFFLTLIFYLHQKVNKMENKLEKLVRTIAYKEVEKEKSKKHSKIE